From the genome of Prionailurus bengalensis isolate Pbe53 chromosome D1, Fcat_Pben_1.1_paternal_pri, whole genome shotgun sequence:
GTAGACATTTGATTTGATTTCTGCTTTTGGTCATTACGAataaaagctgctataaacattctttgacattcccatttttataaaagCATAAACCAATAGagccatgtatttatttttcttgtaaaatacCTTTTTGGAAGAaggactatatatatattcctaattCTGAATAAATCTGTACATCATTTATAATGGCGGGGTTTGATTAGAACTGGAGAGGTGAGGGATTAACCCATAGACAATGGGCGAATCTTTATCAGGTTATGAAATGAAATCAACCCCTTACAACAAATGCAATTTAGGTGAACAGTTTTATAccacaaacatttttaacaaatgtgtttCTTACAACAAATATTCATagatcacattaaaaaaattatctcccttagattttttaaactgaatatttcaatatggaatatattttttctgatagACTTTCACAGAAAGTCAACTTCATGATGACCCGTGAGAGAATAAATACACGTTTTACTTCAATATTTGGAGCTTCATGTAATTGTTTCCTATTAGAGCCCCATACAGAGTAAATACCCAGTGAACATtaggtaaatttattttttttacatttcctatCGATTCCAAAGTTATGCTACCAACAAGGAAGTTTGAGGTTTTATTATCCAAGTCCTGCTTCCCATGGGGTTGTCTGCCTGATTGGGAAGGGGAAAGGTATAGCTCTTTGGGAGCAGCCTTCtctcacttgatcatgatgaattcCCCTCTGGTATCTCTCACACAGGGTGAACTCAAGGCTGAGATGCCAGAATTCAAGAATACCTGGGAGGCAAGTTTACTTTACTCTTGTTTTAAATCGGGTGCAATTGAGACTCTGTGGCTTAGTCTTAGCATTTCCAAGTCTGAGACCAAAGGGTGAGAAGATCTTCTGTCTGGAGTCTCCTGTAAGATATGAGCTCTGGTTGGTAGCTGGGTCTTAATTCTTTCTGAATGGCTAACTGAGGAACCTGCAGGAACTGACTCTTCTCCGGACATTTAAATCTCtgtgttcaggggcgcctgggtggcgcagtcggttaagcgtccgacttcagccaggtcacgatctcgcggtccgtgagttcgagccccgcgtcaggctctgggctgatggctcggagcctggagcctgtttccgattctgtgtctccctctctctctgcccctcccccattcatgctctgtctctctctgtcccaaaaataaataaacgttgaaaaaaaattttttaaatctctgtgttCAGTACAAAAGGAGGAACCTTTGGTGAGAATAGCAGAGCCACAGAAGCATTGGggtgagttttgttttgtgagCATGTGCTTCTTTGCATGTCATGATTATAATTCCACTTTGGAAGCAAAGGGAATGTTACCATGAGGTGCATGGCATTTTACGAAGTGCTTTCATATAGGTCTGGCCTTTTCCTGAGGCAATCACAGTGCTGGGTATTGGGATTCAGAGATGGAGAGGCTGTGGTCTCGGCCCTTGGAGATCTTTATTCTTTAGATATTTTCTGAATACCCACAGAGTACCAAATACTGTGCTAAAAAGGAGAGAGGCTATGGAATATCTCTACCCACTGTTAATTccagtttttactttattattttattttattttttaagggatatttcatttctatctttatttttcttttttttccaatatatgaagtttattgtcaaattggtttccatacaacacccagtactcatcccaaaaggtgccctcctcaatacccatcatccaccctccccttcctcccaccctccatcaaccctcagtttgttctcagtttttaacagtctcttatgctttggctctcttccactctaacctcttttttttttctccttcccctcccccatgggttcctgttaagtttctcaggatccacataagagtgaaaccatatagtatctgtctttctctgtatggcttatttcacttagcatcacactctccagttccatccacgttgctacaaagggccatatttcattctttctcattgccacatagtactccattgtgtatataagccacaatttctttatccattcatcagttgatggacatttaggctctttccataatttggctattgttgaaagtgctgatataaacattggggtacaagtgcccctatgcatcaattCTCCtaattccagtttttatttttatttttttaaatttttttcaacgtttttatttatttttgggacagagagagacagagcatgaacgggggaggggcagagagagagggagacacagaattggaaacaggctccaggctccgagccatcagcccgagcctgacgcggggctcgaactcccggaccgcgagatcgtgacctggctgaagtcagacgcttaaccgactgcgccacccaggcgccccccctaattccagtttttaaaaagtactcccTACCCCCAGTGTGGGACtaaaactcatgaccccaagatcaagagtcacacgctctactgactaagccagccagatgcctccccctctgctcccctgtATATTCACCGAATGCTATCTCATGGCAGGTGCTTCAGTTGGCACTGGAGATGGAGTGGTGAGTAAGATACAATCTGTGCCTCCAGGAAGTTCACAATTTACTGGGGGCAGATGGTCACgtaaaacaattacattttagTGTGGAAAGTGCTGTAATTTGAAAATGTCCTGCAAGAAGAGGACCACTGATTGTGAATTTGGAAGATGGATTTCCTATCTCAGAAGAATTCAAGGCAACACAGAGGATGGGAACTTAAGTTCTCTTGGGATGGGCTGGGCGTGGGATCTATCTCTAAGTCAGGTAGTATCTTCATGCTACAGTTTAGACATTGGGTCTCTGAGGGGTTAAAGAACTCTAtctctcatctatctatctatctatctatctatcatctgtttatctatccatccatccatccatccacccatccgcccacttatttttaataaccCTTTAGACATCACATAGATACCACCTGAAGAAACCTGATGTAAACTTACAAGTCTGGACTGATAGCAGTGCTTCCTTTCATAAATAGCTTCTTGGTAAAATACCCCAGCTAGGCTGAGAGTTTGGTGCTGGcctcttctctctttgtctctgaagGCATAAACTCTATCAGTGATTTCCTTCTGGCTCATGGTGGTCCTTCAGCAGCTGAGCCTACCCCACTTGCTAGAGGAAGGAAACTTTGTGGCATGAGTGGATGTCATGTGACTCCTAATCTCAGAACCCCACTGTATGAGGGGCCATATTGATACACACAGATCTCAGCCACTTTGAACAAAGTCCAGCATGGATGAGGGCAGTGTACAAATCAGTCAGTGCACAATATTGCTGAAGCCCTGGGGTGTTGGAAGGCTGGAATTAGAGAAGGTTGTGCCAGAGCATGAGTAGACGCTGTGGGCAGAGGGTATTTATACTTCTCTtgcccctggggggggggcatatGATAGGAGGTATCAGTGAAGAGAGGAGTTGTGTATGGGTTGAGATGGACCTTTGGAAAGGGATGAGGTCACCAAGTGACCAAGtgtagaaggagggaaaggaggagaagcagaaatAAGAATGCTGAGTGTCAAGAGGTATATTTTCTGAAGAGTCTGAAGGGTAAGTGGAGAGGTGAGAATCATGTTCTGCAAACCAAGGATGGAAAGGGGACAAGAGGAAGTGGTACAAAGAAAAACTGCAGGCAAAAGACAACTGAAATCATTCAAAGGCCATAGAGAGACCTTTAAAATAGAGACAGTAACACTGTCCTTACTGCCACCATCATCTGAGGGGACATTCATCTCCTAATAGGTGCCCCCTCCTCTGGTCTCCTCCCATTAGTCCAACCTCCATATACGAAGGGATTTTACTCTCCAGCTGATGAACATTCCTGAAGATTTCCCGTTGTCTGCAGGATAAACCCCCAAGTGCACAACAGTCCTTCAGGAACTAGTGCTAGACTCTgtctccagttttattttttatattctgccCTTTACTCCAGCCACACGTGGGTGGATTTTCATGACTTTGTACACTCTTCTTTTTTGGACCGTTCTTTCCTTCTGTACATAACTAACTAAAGTCTACTCATCTTTCAATATCCAGCTCACAGATTGGCAAGGGATTAATACGTAATCCATGCACTTAATGAGTCTTTTGTATCATTTCAGATCACCCCACACAAATTGCTGCCTCCTGTGGCAACTTCATGGCTCGCATACACAATGTGACTGAATTCATTTTCCTAGGACTTTCTCCCAGCCGGGAGGCACAGAAAGTTTGTTTTGTGCTATTTCTGCTTTTGTACACAGCAGTTGTGCTGGGGAATTCCCTCATTGTGCTCACTGTCATGACCAGCAGAAGTCTTGGTTctcccatgtacttcttcctcagcTGCCTGTCCTTTGTGGAGATCTGCTACTCCTCTACTACAGCCCCCAAACTTATCTCAGATTTGCTAGCTGAAAGGAAAGCAATATCACTGTGGGGCTGCATGACACAGCTTTTCTTTATGCACTTCTTCGGTGGTGCTGAGATGTTCCTGCTCActgtgatggcctatgaccgctatgtggctATCTGTAGGCCCCTCAACTACAGGACTATCATGAACCGGCAAGTGTGTGCTGTCCTGGTGGGAGTAGCATGGGTGGGGGGCTTTGTGCATTCCTTTGCCCAAATCCTCCTGCTCTTCCACTTGCCCTTCTGTGGCCCCAATGTGATTGACCACTATTTCTGTGACCTGCTTCCTCTGCTCAAACTTGCCTGCTCTGACACCTTCCTCGTCGGTCTGCTGATTGTTGCCAACGGGGGGACCTTGTCTGTGATCAGCTTTGGGATCATCTTAGCCTCCTATGTGGTCATTTTACTCCATCTGAGGAC
Proteins encoded in this window:
- the LOC122482700 gene encoding olfactory receptor 4X2-like yields the protein MARIHNVTEFIFLGLSPSREAQKVCFVLFLLLYTAVVLGNSLIVLTVMTSRSLGSPMYFFLSCLSFVEICYSSTTAPKLISDLLAERKAISLWGCMTQLFFMHFFGGAEMFLLTVMAYDRYVAICRPLNYRTIMNRQVCAVLVGVAWVGGFVHSFAQILLLFHLPFCGPNVIDHYFCDLLPLLKLACSDTFLVGLLIVANGGTLSVISFGIILASYVVILLHLRTRSSEGRSKALSTCGSHITVVTLFFGPCIFIYMRPSTTLSVDKMVAVFYTVITPLLNPVIYSLRNAQVKKAMKKLWIRTMKLDEK